One Erpetoichthys calabaricus chromosome 9, fErpCal1.3, whole genome shotgun sequence genomic region harbors:
- the dynlrb2 gene encoding dynein light chain roadblock-type 2, whose product MAEVEETLKRIQSHKGVLGTIVVNAEGIPIRTTLDNSTTVQYAGLLHQLTIKARSTVRDIDPQNDLTFLRIRSKKHEIMVAPDKEYLLIVIQNPSE is encoded by the exons ATG GCAGAAGTAGAAGAAACTCTGAAAAGGATCCAGTCTCACAAAGGAGTACTTGGAACAATAGTTGTAAATGCAGAAG GAATACCAATCAGAACCACATTAGACAATTCCACAACTGTGCAGTATGCTGGACTGTTGCATCAACTTACAATAAAGGCTAGGAGCACTGTGAGAGATATTGACCCACAAAATGATTTGACCTTTTTACGTATCAGGTCAAAGAAGCATGAAATCATGGTTGCCCCAG ataaGGAATACTTATTGATTGTTATCCAGAACCCTAGTGAATAA